The following DNA comes from Lentibacillus sp. Marseille-P4043.
AGGATAACCTAATTGAGCCCCAATATCAACGCACAATGTTCGTATATATGTACCTTTGGAACAAACGGCTTTAATAAGAAAAGATTGTTCACTTGTATGTTCCAAAAATGTGAGTTCGGAAATAGTAATCGTACGCTTTGGACGCTCGACCATTTCATTTGCTCGAGCATATTCGTATAATTTTTTCCCATTCACTTTTACAGCCGAATACATTGGAGGAATCTGAGTTGATTCACCCATAAAAGATTGCAAGACATCCTCAACATTTGTTTTTGTTGGTTGAATTTCCACTGGTTTTTGTTCAACAATTTCTCCTGTTGCATCTTCTGTCTCTGTTGAGATACCTAGTGTTACTTCTGCTATATATGTTTTCTTTGTATCTGTTAAAAATGGGACAATTTTTGTAGCTTGTCCAACGCAGATAGGTAGAACGCCCTCTACTTCCGGATCAAGTGTACCCGTATGTCCAACTTTTTTTGTGCGTAATAATTTTCGTATTTTAACTACACAATCGTGTGATGTTAATCCTTTTGGTTTCCATAGTGGGATGATACCATCCATACCAATTTCCTCCAGCAAGCTAATAAGCTAATTTTATAAAGCAAGGAAAA
Coding sequences within:
- the truB gene encoding tRNA pseudouridine(55) synthase TruB, whose translation is MDGIIPLWKPKGLTSHDCVVKIRKLLRTKKVGHTGTLDPEVEGVLPICVGQATKIVPFLTDTKKTYIAEVTLGISTETEDATGEIVEQKPVEIQPTKTNVEDVLQSFMGESTQIPPMYSAVKVNGKKLYEYARANEMVERPKRTITISELTFLEHTSEQSFLIKAVCSKGTYIRTLCVDIGAQLGYPAHMSHLIRTRTGAIKQQDTVTFDKIEEAIIDDQLDDVLLPIANGLTHLESVRVDEDTKKKVLNGQKLAKTNIIKTTQPFVMMHNNQVLAIYQIHPDHDEQIKPVRVFS